The window TCGCCGTGAATGAGCGTTGGTGGAAGCGCGGCCAGCGGACCGATCCGGCTCTGAACGGTCTGAATCTGTGCTTCCAGCCAACGCAGACGGTCCTGCCCCAGGATGGGCTCGAACCGGGGCACCGTGGACAGGTAGGTCCAGCATTCGCGAGCGTGGTTTGTATCCGCGTCCGACACGTCAAGGGTACGATGCCCGAGGAATCCGCATGCAGCGAGGTCATCCGCCCCGTCCCAGAATGTTGCATGCAGTCGCGCGAGATCGCCCGCGGCCTGCAAATAGAGCGCCTCCGTCCAATGCTCAACCGGAGGCGACGGACTGTACGATCCGATCAGCAGAGTAATGCCAACGCTTTCATCCGTGCAGATGCCGTGGACCTTGGGCGGGGAGATCGGAAGACGCGGTGCGAGGTGCCGATAGAAGAGCGCTTCACGCTTAAGGGCGGCGATGTGGTCCGGTGGCCCGCCGGGGAGCTGCGCTTTAAGGACGAATCGCGATTCATCCGACATTGTCAGCGCGTATGCATCGCAAGCTCCGATGCCCCCCGGCAGCACCGAGACCTCGGCGATGCTTGCGGGGTCCATGCCGATCACGGCGAGGGCTGCGCGCGCGATCTCGGTCGGGGAGCCCGGTGAACTTGTCTGTTTATCCATCCGATCACGCCGCTTCTCATACCGTCGCATATGTGCTGGACGTAGACTCTACCTTGCCGCGCCGACCTTGATCTGGCGGAAGCGGGCATACGGGGCGCCGTGGGTCATCTGGGCCACCTGGCCGGGGTCGCCCTTGCCGCAGTTCTGGATGCCGGTCATCCGCCAGAATCGTTCGTCGCTCAGGCCGTCGCAGGAGTTCCAGAAGTCGGGCGTGATGCTCTGGTAGGTCACGTTTTTCATCATGCCGGCCTTCTTGCCGTTCACAATGCGCCAGAACGCGTCGCCGCCGAACTGGAAATTGTACCGCATCTGGTCGATGCTGAATGATCCGCGCCCTTCGATGTAGATGCCATCGTCCACGCCGGCTATGAGATCGTCCGGCGTGCATGCCTGGCTTCCAGGCATCAGCGAGAGGTTCGGGATCCGGACGATCGGCGTGTGCGACCAGTGGTCGGCCCTGCTGGCGCCGGTGGAGCGATTCAGCTCGATCGCGCCGGCGACCTCGCGGCTGGTACCGTAATTAACAAACACCCCGTCCTTGATGATGTGCCAGCGCTGTGCGGCGACGCCGTCATCGTCGAAGCCCTGGGTCGCCAATCCGTGCTGAAGGGTGTTGTCCGCGACGAAGTTGATAAGCGGCGAACCGTACTGGAACGTCCCCAGCTTGTCCGGCGTGGCGAACGAACGCCCGGCGAGCGATTCCTCCATGCCCAACGCGCGGTCGAGTTCGGTTGGGTGGCCGACCGACTCGTGGATGGTGAGCGCGATGTGGCCCGGGTCCAGAACGAGGTCGAAGAAGCCCTGCGGGCACTCCGGCGCCTTCAAGTGTTCAATGGCCTGCTCGGCCACGCGTTCCGTATTGGCGAGAAGGTCCGCCCGGTCCACGTTTTCCCAACCGGCGGTGAGCGGTGTGGGGATGTACGAGCGCGAGCGAGCGTCGCCGTCCCCCACGGCGGTCGCGGTATAACCGCACGATGAGGTGGTCACATCACTGGTGAGCCACGAGCCCTCCGAAGTGGCCAGGGCGCGTTCCTCGCCTTTCAGCAGAATCCATGCGTTCGCCTTTTTGATGCCCTCGCGGGCCAGAAGCGCGCGGTTGATCTCCAGGAGCAGGCCGGTCTTCTCGGTAACGCCAATGGTGAACGGATCGACCAGGGTGGGAGTGCGGAAATCGGTAGTCCATGCCGGCTCGGGCACGAGTACAACCGGATCACCCATCACGGAGGCGCCCGCTCGCGCGATTTCAACCGCGTCGGCGGCTACCGCATCGACGCAGTCAGCCGATACGCTGCC is drawn from Armatimonadota bacterium and contains these coding sequences:
- a CDS encoding aminoglycoside phosphotransferase family protein encodes the protein MDKQTSSPGSPTEIARAALAVIGMDPASIAEVSVLPGGIGACDAYALTMSDESRFVLKAQLPGGPPDHIAALKREALFYRHLAPRLPISPPKVHGICTDESVGITLLIGSYSPSPPVEHWTEALYLQAAGDLARLHATFWDGADDLAACGFLGHRTLDVSDADTNHARECWTYLSTVPRFEPILGQDRLRWLEAQIQTVQSRIGPLAALPPTLIHGDCHVGNILIGECGDLVWTNWTCASVGRGPEDVSFLYQRAEFAGGTVPCNAMVEAYHAGLRGSGLDVPMEAVRSAADASEWSVRLLQWPHYMDYASPQTLRSFMERLDFLATTVHKS
- a CDS encoding TldD/PmbA family protein: MNDSIRQLALRGVDTATRLGASYADVRFLRIRRQVISTEDTRVSNLADTNDFGFGIRVLVNGAWGFASSGSVSADCVDAVAADAVEIARAGASVMGDPVVLVPEPAWTTDFRTPTLVDPFTIGVTEKTGLLLEINRALLAREGIKKANAWILLKGEERALATSEGSWLTSDVTTSSCGYTATAVGDGDARSRSYIPTPLTAGWENVDRADLLANTERVAEQAIEHLKAPECPQGFFDLVLDPGHIALTIHESVGHPTELDRALGMEESLAGRSFATPDKLGTFQYGSPLINFVADNTLQHGLATQGFDDDGVAAQRWHIIKDGVFVNYGTSREVAGAIELNRSTGASRADHWSHTPIVRIPNLSLMPGSQACTPDDLIAGVDDGIYIEGRGSFSIDQMRYNFQFGGDAFWRIVNGKKAGMMKNVTYQSITPDFWNSCDGLSDERFWRMTGIQNCGKGDPGQVAQMTHGAPYARFRQIKVGAAR